The sequence TGAATCTGTCAGAAAATCAACATCACGCGAAATGGCTGCGACACCTTCGGACACGGCGACCTCATAGTGTTCGACCCATAGCGCCAGGGCCTGGCCGCCGACAAGGATGTGCCTACGCCTCGGTCTCGAAGGGCACCCTCAGCGAGTCGAACAGGGTGACGAACACGCTGCGCAGCCACTCGCTGCCGGGGTCGCGATGGAATCTCTGATGCCACGTCATTGAGACATCGAAAGCCGGGAACTGCACCGGCGGCTCCACGAGCTGCAACTGCATATGGGGCGCGACCACCGCCCCCAGGTTGCTGGGCACCACGCCAATCATGTCGGTGCTCGCGACGATGGGCCCCACGCACAGGAAGCTGTGGACTCTCAGTGCCACCCTTGCCTTGATGCGGCTCCCTGACAGCACCTTCTCCACGGCCGCGGCGTGCTGCATTCCTTCGGGGCCTGCCACCACATGCGCCAGTTCCCGTAGCTGGTCGCGGCGCAGCTTGCCCTTGACGCCGGGGTGATCCTTGCGGGCCACGTACACGAACTGTTCGCGAAACAGGCGGCGCTGGTGCATCTGCTTGCCCAGGTCGCTGAGATAGCCCACCGCGAGATCGATCTGGCCCGACGCCAACCCGTCGAACAGCTCGCCCCCGCTCGGCGGCACGACCTCGATGACGACCTGCGGGGCCACCTCGGCCAGGTGCCGCATCAGGCGTGGAAGAAACAGCCGCTCGCCGATGTCGCTCATGGAGATCCTGAACGTGCGTGCCTCCTCGGCTTGACTGAAGGTAGGCCGGTAGACGGTGGAGCGGAGGATCTCGAGCGCCGAGCTCACGGGAGACACCAGCGAGTCGGCAAAGGGCGTCGGCACCACGCCGCGCTGTTGCCGGACGAACAAGGCATCCCCATACATCTCCCGAAGCCGTCCAAGGCCCCGGCTGACCGCCGGCTGCGTCAGGCCGAGCTGCGATCCGGCCGCGGTCAGGTTTCGCGTGCGGTAGACGGTTTCGAAGAGTTCGAGCAGGTTGAGATCGACCTGCCGCGACAGGAGACGGGCAGGGCGGCCTGCCTTGATATTCGCTAATGACATATCACGAATTCTATTTTTTCATTTCCGGAATGTCATCGATTTTTCTAAAGTGCCGGCAACCCCAGCAAAAGGAGACATGCGGTGATCAACCTGCTCGATATTCGTTACGTGCGCCTCGGAACCCGGCAGCGTGACCAGGCGGACCTCTTTGCGCGCGAGATGCTCGGCCTGGAGCGTGCAAGGCAGGAGGCGGGCGCCTCGTACTTCCGCAGCGACAGTCGCGATCACACCCTGGTGTACTTCGACGGCGACCCTGCCGACCACACGGTGGGCTTCGAGTTGCGCACCGCCGATGAACTGGACGCGGCCGCTGCGGAACTCAGCAACGCCGGTGTCGAGGTTCGCCTCGGTTCCGCGGACGAATGCGAGCAACGCCGCGTGCGCAGCTTTATCCACTTCAGGGATCCCACCGGCAACAAGATCGATCTCGTCGTCGGCCCCCACCATAGCGGGCGCCGCTACTTTCCGTCGCGTGATGCCGGCATCACGGGCTTCAGCCAT is a genomic window of Variovorax sp. V213 containing:
- a CDS encoding LysR family transcriptional regulator — encoded protein: MSLANIKAGRPARLLSRQVDLNLLELFETVYRTRNLTAAGSQLGLTQPAVSRGLGRLREMYGDALFVRQQRGVVPTPFADSLVSPVSSALEILRSTVYRPTFSQAEEARTFRISMSDIGERLFLPRLMRHLAEVAPQVVIEVVPPSGGELFDGLASGQIDLAVGYLSDLGKQMHQRRLFREQFVYVARKDHPGVKGKLRRDQLRELAHVVAGPEGMQHAAAVEKVLSGSRIKARVALRVHSFLCVGPIVASTDMIGVVPSNLGAVVAPHMQLQLVEPPVQFPAFDVSMTWHQRFHRDPGSEWLRSVFVTLFDSLRVPFETEA